The following are encoded together in the Candidatus Woesebacteria bacterium genome:
- a CDS encoding glycosyltransferase family 4 protein — translation MRIAIDISQIVYATGVSTYTKELVGNLIKIDKENEYVLFGGSLRRKKELREFIGSVSCEHVSGLVLPLAPTLADILWNKMHVYPLEKILGKVDVFHSSDWTQPMSNAYKVTTVHDLAYIKFPELTPGKISATHKRRLKLVKNEVDTIIVPSKQIESELMENGFDHKDIVVINEAASSQFNRVSQDEAKKIKKKYGKFILCVGVNPRKNTQRSLAAFNKLKLGGYKLLLVGQPHGLEVKETPKIRILGHVSDDELSGLYTCADVFLYPSLYEGFGIPILDAFKIGVPVVTSNVGCMREIAAGASVLVDPRNVDSIACGITKALKEKKDLIVKGFARQKDYSWEKMAKETLKVYTRSV, via the coding sequence ATGAGAATAGCAATTGATATATCGCAGATCGTATATGCAACAGGTGTGTCAACTTACACGAAAGAACTTGTTGGTAATCTAATTAAAATTGACAAGGAAAATGAATATGTGTTATTTGGTGGTTCGCTAAGAAGGAAAAAGGAGCTTCGTGAGTTTATTGGTAGTGTGTCGTGCGAGCACGTGAGCGGACTAGTATTACCTTTGGCGCCGACACTAGCTGATATTTTGTGGAATAAAATGCATGTATACCCGTTAGAAAAAATATTGGGTAAAGTAGATGTTTTTCATTCTTCAGACTGGACTCAACCAATGTCAAATGCATATAAAGTTACCACCGTTCATGATTTGGCTTATATTAAATTTCCCGAACTAACACCTGGAAAGATTAGCGCTACACATAAAAGGCGACTTAAGCTGGTGAAAAACGAGGTAGATACCATAATAGTTCCCTCAAAACAGATTGAAAGCGAACTAATGGAAAATGGATTTGATCATAAAGACATTGTTGTGATAAATGAGGCTGCAAGTTCGCAGTTTAATAGGGTGTCGCAAGATGAGGCAAAAAAGATCAAAAAAAAGTACGGTAAATTTATTTTGTGCGTCGGAGTAAATCCCCGGAAAAATACTCAAAGATCACTTGCCGCATTCAACAAACTTAAGTTGGGTGGATATAAGTTATTACTGGTTGGGCAACCACATGGATTAGAGGTAAAAGAAACCCCTAAGATACGGATTCTTGGCCATGTTTCAGATGACGAGCTCTCTGGTTTGTATACTTGCGCTGACGTTTTTTTATATCCATCACTGTATGAAGGTTTTGGGATTCCAATACTGGATGCTTTCAAAATTGGTGTACCGGTTGTAACTTCAAATGTTGGGTGTATGCGAGAAATTGCAGCGGGCGCTTCGGTTTTAGTTGACCCTCGAAATGTCGACAGTATTGCTTGTGGTATTACCAAGGCTCTGAAAGAAAAAAAGGATTTGATTGTGAAAGGTTTTGCCAGACAAAAAGACTATTCTTGGGAAAAAATGGCCAAAGAAACACTCAAAGTATATACACGGAGCGTGTAG
- a CDS encoding glycosyltransferase family 4 protein — protein sequence MRIGIDGNEANSINKVGVHQYAFEILRAIYNENNNAKSKNNYTIYLKRKASSDLPKENKYWRYKILGGGRVWLITKLMPYLIFHRDCDVLFSPSHYLPPLTRTYKVCTIHDLGYLDSSGQFKKYDFWQLKYWTAISLFVSSKLIAVSQSTKNDIVRHYPSATNKVTVVHHGYDKRRFNANISDYNVRRIKRKYRIDSEYILFLSMIKPSKNIDGLIKAFEELIRDRSCNLKLVIAGKRGWHYNKVLNLANELGIGDKVVFTGFVPEDDKAILYYGAKLFALPAHWEGFGMTALEAMACGTPVLVSKVGGLPEVVGKAGTYVDNKDVSDICRGIKKILDLSENKYKLLVKEGFVQASIFSWEKAAKETIKVFESVRETT from the coding sequence ATGAGAATTGGTATTGACGGCAATGAAGCAAACTCCATCAACAAAGTCGGTGTTCATCAATATGCGTTTGAGATTCTACGGGCGATATATAACGAAAACAATAACGCAAAAAGCAAGAATAATTACACAATATACTTAAAAAGAAAGGCAAGTAGTGATTTACCGAAAGAAAATAAATATTGGCGTTACAAAATATTAGGCGGAGGCAGGGTGTGGTTGATAACTAAGTTAATGCCGTATCTAATTTTCCATCGAGATTGCGATGTGTTGTTTTCGCCAAGTCACTATTTACCTCCATTGACGAGGACATATAAAGTGTGTACAATTCATGACCTAGGTTATCTCGATAGTTCGGGACAATTTAAAAAATATGACTTTTGGCAGTTGAAGTATTGGACTGCTATTTCCCTTTTTGTGTCTTCTAAGCTGATAGCCGTATCGCAATCTACTAAGAATGATATTGTACGACATTATCCTTCAGCTACAAATAAAGTGACGGTTGTGCATCACGGGTACGACAAAAGACGATTTAATGCGAACATCTCAGACTATAATGTACGACGTATAAAAAGGAAATATCGAATCGACTCGGAATACATACTTTTTCTCTCAATGATAAAGCCGTCAAAGAACATCGATGGCTTAATTAAAGCCTTTGAAGAACTAATAAGGGACAGATCATGTAATCTAAAGTTGGTTATTGCTGGTAAAAGGGGATGGCATTATAACAAGGTGTTAAATCTTGCGAATGAATTGGGTATAGGTGACAAAGTAGTGTTTACCGGATTTGTTCCCGAAGATGATAAAGCAATATTATACTATGGGGCGAAATTATTCGCTCTACCTGCGCACTGGGAGGGATTTGGGATGACGGCACTTGAGGCGATGGCGTGTGGTACACCTGTGTTGGTAAGCAAAGTGGGTGGACTACCTGAAGTGGTTGGAAAAGCGGGGACATACGTAGACAACAAAGACGTTAGTGATATCTGTCGCGGTATTAAAAAAATTCTCGACTTAAGTGAAAATAAATACAAATTGCTTGTGAAAGAAGGTTTTGTGCAAGCCTCGATTTTTAGTTGGGAGAAAGCAGCGAAAGAAACAATCAAAGTGTTCGAATCCGTCCGTGAAACAACGTGA
- a CDS encoding glycosyltransferase, which produces MKILMLVPFLPNIQTSGGQTRWYNIIKYLSQIHDITLFSLIKDEKEKEFIPELEKYCKKVRVFRRPKSPWTFRNMLLTAFTWYPLLVIRNYSQAEKKAIEEELKSGDYDLIHAETFYVMPHVPTTNVPSILVEQTIEYQVYMHYVINDAPLYIRPLMMLDVLKLKYWEKHFWKKADQLVAVSSEDKKVMQRLIPGVEVDIIPNGVDAKHYAKRKIRRKVPPRLFYGVTNFEWLQNVEAVEILLDKVLPEVRKEIPNAHLWVAGRKIPDSLIKRANVDKYFETTESIPDARDAYSQAAVMVTPIKGSGGTRLKILEAMAAGLPVVSTSVGVAGLNLVDGIHAVVRDDISDLAHASVELLKDPVLSKKIGEQGRKFVKNYYDWEAIVKLHEKIYKKAYGKKNL; this is translated from the coding sequence ATGAAAATACTCATGCTTGTACCTTTTCTTCCCAATATTCAGACGTCTGGTGGTCAAACTCGCTGGTATAACATCATTAAATACTTATCGCAAATTCATGATATTACTCTCTTTTCGCTAATTAAAGACGAGAAGGAAAAGGAATTTATTCCCGAATTAGAGAAATATTGCAAAAAGGTGCGGGTGTTTAGGCGTCCCAAATCACCCTGGACTTTCAGAAATATGTTACTTACTGCATTTACTTGGTATCCGCTTTTGGTTATAAGAAATTATTCTCAAGCTGAAAAGAAAGCAATTGAGGAGGAATTGAAAAGCGGAGATTATGATTTAATTCATGCAGAAACGTTCTATGTTATGCCGCATGTACCAACAACAAATGTTCCCTCGATACTCGTTGAACAAACAATTGAATATCAGGTATATATGCACTATGTCATTAATGATGCACCTTTATACATACGTCCTTTGATGATGCTTGATGTATTGAAACTAAAATATTGGGAAAAACATTTTTGGAAGAAAGCCGATCAACTTGTTGCCGTGTCATCTGAAGATAAGAAAGTTATGCAACGACTAATTCCGGGGGTGGAGGTTGATATTATCCCCAATGGCGTAGATGCCAAACATTATGCTAAAAGAAAAATTAGACGTAAAGTCCCACCGAGACTTTTTTACGGTGTAACAAACTTTGAGTGGCTGCAGAATGTTGAAGCAGTTGAGATTCTTCTTGATAAAGTTTTACCTGAGGTGAGAAAAGAAATTCCAAACGCACATCTTTGGGTAGCTGGAAGAAAAATTCCCGATTCATTGATTAAAAGAGCAAACGTTGATAAATATTTTGAGACAACAGAAAGTATTCCGGATGCAAGAGACGCATATTCGCAAGCCGCTGTAATGGTAACGCCCATAAAGGGATCCGGTGGAACGAGACTAAAAATACTGGAAGCTATGGCGGCAGGACTTCCCGTGGTTTCTACTTCTGTTGGAGTAGCCGGTCTGAACTTAGTCGATGGTATTCATGCTGTTGTCCGAGATGATATTAGTGATCTGGCGCATGCATCGGTTGAATTGTTGAAAGATCCCGTTTTATCCAAAAAGATAGGCGAACAAGGTAGAAAATTTGTGAAAAATTATTATGATTGGGAGGCGATTGTTAAATTACATGAAAAGATTTATAAAAAAGCATATGGTAAAAAAAACCTCTAG
- a CDS encoding O-antigen ligase family protein, with amino-acid sequence MHKLSERFNTPLKYLVAAAILAVPLYPKFPFIKVPGTFVSIRLEDFVIAILACIWFVAVLPTVKNILKDPVTKAILLYIAIGFVSLMSAVYVTNTVSLSIGFLHWLRRIEYLIPFFVGSYVISVNRSNLYFYFKLLLVVITGAFIYGYGQIHFLWPIIITQNQEYAKGVALRWIPGSHVNSTFAGHYDLATFLVLVMSLIVPAIFLLKGKINKAVLTTVFFFALWLLANAASRVSLVSYLISIVISCVFVKRYKPILLVVLISVIYFASSSVIITRYERIYEVIQSKLLTANIVEIARPTYASEVVQLNESKIENQQASPQPEDRSSSIRINVEWPRALRAFTKNPLVGTGYSSITLATDNDYLRALGETGLLGLLSFALIFINMLTAYIRRLPFPRHYSNLELVFVAGFLAALPGLFLNAVFIDIFEASKFAISFWFIAGFSYSLIKNDHLNK; translated from the coding sequence ATGCACAAGCTTTCAGAACGGTTTAATACACCTTTGAAATACTTAGTAGCTGCAGCAATACTTGCAGTACCGTTATACCCGAAATTTCCCTTTATCAAAGTACCGGGGACCTTTGTTTCAATTCGTCTTGAAGATTTTGTAATTGCAATTCTAGCGTGTATATGGTTTGTGGCGGTCCTACCAACGGTAAAAAACATCCTCAAAGATCCCGTAACAAAAGCTATACTTTTGTATATAGCTATTGGTTTTGTGTCTTTAATGTCAGCTGTTTATGTAACAAATACCGTTTCCCTGTCGATTGGTTTTTTGCACTGGCTAAGAAGAATTGAATATCTTATTCCCTTCTTTGTGGGTAGTTATGTAATTTCGGTAAATAGAAGTAACCTCTATTTTTATTTCAAGCTACTTCTGGTTGTTATTACAGGCGCTTTCATCTATGGCTATGGGCAGATACATTTTTTGTGGCCAATTATTATTACCCAAAACCAAGAATACGCCAAAGGTGTTGCTTTGCGCTGGATTCCGGGAAGTCACGTTAATTCGACGTTTGCAGGGCATTATGATTTAGCGACATTTCTTGTTCTTGTAATGTCTTTAATTGTGCCAGCAATATTTTTATTGAAAGGAAAAATAAATAAAGCAGTACTAACTACCGTATTTTTCTTCGCACTGTGGTTATTGGCAAATGCTGCTTCACGAGTTTCCTTAGTAAGTTACTTGATTTCTATCGTAATCTCATGTGTGTTTGTAAAAAGGTACAAACCTATTCTTTTAGTTGTTCTAATTAGCGTTATCTATTTTGCCTCTTCGTCGGTAATCATCACTCGATATGAAAGGATATATGAAGTTATACAATCGAAGTTATTAACAGCCAATATTGTTGAAATTGCGAGACCAACATATGCATCAGAGGTAGTTCAATTAAATGAATCTAAAATAGAAAATCAACAGGCGTCACCTCAACCGGAAGATAGGTCGTCATCAATAAGAATTAACGTAGAATGGCCGAGAGCACTGCGTGCTTTCACAAAAAATCCGCTTGTGGGTACGGGTTATTCGTCCATTACATTGGCAACCGATAATGACTATCTTAGAGCACTTGGGGAAACGGGCTTACTTGGACTGTTGTCCTTTGCGTTAATATTTATCAATATGCTTACAGCATATATTCGTCGCCTTCCTTTTCCAAGACACTACAGCAATCTCGAATTAGTTTTTGTAGCAGGTTTTTTGGCAGCCTTACCAGGTTTATTTTTGAATGCAGTGTTTATTGATATATTTGAAGCATCAAAATTCGCTATTTCTTTTTGGTTTATAGCTGGTTTTAGTTATTCATTAATAAAAAATGACCACCTCAACAAATAA
- a CDS encoding glycosyltransferase family 2 protein: MKDLSIIIVSYNTCDLTLECIQSVIKFTKSIRYEIIVVDNNSKDSSVKMLSKLHESGKITLIGNKSNLGFAAANNIGISKTSGRFVLFLNSDTVLDDNVLGEMVAWMDKHPKIGIASCALKNIDGSMQGTGGYFPTLSRVMSWMTIQDIPGVDKFIKPFHPMKEKSFTPSLDFYNHPKELDWITGAFMLVRRQVVDDVGLFDEKYFMYTEETDYCYRAQKRGWQIYYNPKWSIVHIGGASGTKESSINKEFNGVKRFYLKYYPKWNYPVLILLLKIGTFGRCVLFTLMNRKEEAKIYAQAFRTV; the protein is encoded by the coding sequence ATGAAAGATTTAAGCATTATTATTGTTAGTTACAACACATGTGATCTGACGCTAGAGTGTATACAGTCAGTAATTAAATTTACGAAGTCGATACGCTACGAAATTATTGTCGTTGACAACAACTCAAAGGATTCCAGTGTAAAGATGCTTTCTAAACTTCACGAAAGCGGAAAAATTACTCTTATTGGCAATAAAAGTAATTTAGGGTTTGCAGCAGCTAACAATATCGGTATAAGTAAAACTAGCGGAAGATTTGTCTTATTTCTGAATTCGGATACGGTTCTAGACGACAACGTCTTGGGAGAAATGGTTGCTTGGATGGATAAGCATCCCAAAATAGGCATAGCCAGTTGTGCACTGAAAAATATTGATGGATCAATGCAGGGAACCGGTGGATATTTTCCCACTCTTTCACGAGTTATGTCTTGGATGACGATTCAAGACATACCTGGCGTTGATAAGTTTATAAAACCGTTTCATCCCATGAAAGAGAAATCATTTACTCCAAGCCTTGATTTCTACAATCATCCGAAAGAGTTGGATTGGATTACCGGCGCATTTATGTTAGTAAGGAGGCAAGTGGTTGACGATGTTGGTTTATTTGATGAAAAATATTTTATGTATACAGAAGAAACAGATTATTGTTATCGTGCGCAAAAAAGGGGATGGCAAATTTATTACAATCCTAAATGGAGCATAGTTCACATTGGTGGGGCAAGCGGAACAAAAGAAAGTAGTATCAACAAAGAATTCAATGGAGTGAAGCGATTTTATCTTAAATACTATCCCAAATGGAATTATCCTGTTTTGATCTTATTATTAAAAATAGGAACATTTGGTAGATGTGTATTGTTTACTCTAATGAATCGAAAGGAGGAAGCGAAAATATATGCACAAGCTTTCAGAACGGTTTAA
- a CDS encoding glycosyltransferase family 2 protein — MKVSIVIPTFNEAKVISKCLRSLDDQDFDRFEVIVVDDGSKDKTVDIANKVTVNNYKLHIYRKRHEGPGMARNWGAKKANGKILVFLDADMTFDKKFLTDLVTPIVQNKVKGTFSKNEYVSNWSHVWARCWNINEGWPQKLRHPTNYPDKQKVFRALLKSEFDRVGGFLPGGHYTDDYLSDKLGYEASVVSGAKYYHENPDNLAEIFTQAKWVGKRKYKFGVLGVIYALSRSLLPVSLVVGCVKSIKSRTINFVIFKIVYDLGVFWGICEYVLFKKMGK, encoded by the coding sequence ATGAAAGTATCGATTGTTATTCCGACTTTTAATGAGGCAAAAGTTATTAGTAAATGCCTGCGTTCGCTTGACGACCAAGACTTTGACCGTTTTGAGGTGATTGTAGTTGATGATGGATCGAAGGATAAAACAGTAGATATTGCCAATAAAGTAACGGTTAACAATTACAAACTACACATTTATAGAAAGCGCCATGAGGGTCCGGGGATGGCAAGAAATTGGGGGGCAAAAAAAGCAAATGGGAAAATATTAGTCTTTCTAGATGCGGATATGACGTTTGATAAAAAATTCTTGACCGATCTTGTTACACCGATAGTTCAAAACAAAGTAAAGGGAACTTTTAGTAAGAATGAATATGTGAGCAATTGGTCACATGTATGGGCTCGGTGTTGGAATATTAATGAAGGTTGGCCGCAAAAACTACGACACCCCACAAATTATCCAGACAAGCAAAAGGTGTTTAGAGCACTCCTGAAGTCGGAATTTGACCGAGTTGGTGGATTTCTGCCCGGAGGGCATTATACTGATGATTATCTTAGCGACAAATTGGGTTACGAAGCGTCGGTTGTCAGTGGAGCGAAATATTACCACGAAAATCCCGATAATCTGGCAGAAATATTTACGCAAGCTAAATGGGTTGGTAAAAGAAAATATAAGTTTGGCGTTTTGGGAGTAATATATGCACTTAGTCGCTCTTTGTTGCCGGTTTCCCTTGTTGTTGGTTGTGTTAAGTCTATTAAAAGTAGGACGATCAATTTCGTGATATTTAAAATTGTTTATGATCTTGGAGTATTTTGGGGAATCTGTGAGTATGTATTGTTCAAAAAGATGGGTAAATAA
- a CDS encoding glycosyltransferase family 39 protein, protein MLKNRIGLIFILVLSLLLRLISINQSLWLDEATSVLTTFYTLPDLFTKFLPSDFHPPFYYLVLHFWVGVFGVSELSLRMISLISSLGIVFVTYLIGEKVANKKVGIIASSFSATSGLLIYYSQEARMYSLATFLISISVYFLITKNWRGFGIAYFFALFTHYLSFLMLPVFVIYVFIKRDRKDIKRFAVTLILIGLASTVFAPLFIKQLLSGLSVRENAPGWWNILGKTSFHEVAIFPAKFIFGRISFENKYLYATLTAFCGIVYSSLVIYALPKIRKIDLMSKTLLFWLLIPILTASIIGLVIPVFSYFRLLFVLPALYLLISLGVSKLEAKLGYAAICLVLFINISSSLIYLTNTRFQRENWRGAVDYISLNSSGKVATVFVKDSQKEAYNFYLSKKTDINKQCNEGFFSLCNYKIVQTVNLENLDASYNTVWLMRYVQDIFDPGDTARIKVEELGYEKKSEHDFNGVIIWKYENSN, encoded by the coding sequence ATGCTTAAAAATAGAATAGGATTAATTTTCATACTCGTTTTGTCTTTATTATTAAGGCTAATTTCTATAAACCAATCTCTTTGGCTTGATGAGGCAACTAGTGTGCTTACGACATTTTATACTTTGCCGGACTTGTTCACCAAATTCTTACCTTCCGATTTTCACCCCCCATTTTATTATTTAGTTTTGCATTTTTGGGTAGGGGTGTTTGGAGTTAGTGAGTTGTCACTGCGTATGATTTCTTTAATATCATCACTGGGAATAGTTTTTGTAACATACTTAATTGGTGAAAAAGTAGCCAATAAAAAAGTCGGTATCATTGCAAGTAGTTTTAGTGCGACGTCGGGATTACTTATCTACTACTCACAGGAAGCGAGAATGTATTCTCTGGCAACATTTTTAATATCAATTTCAGTGTATTTTCTTATTACAAAAAATTGGCGCGGTTTTGGTATAGCATATTTTTTCGCATTATTTACCCATTACTTAAGTTTTCTTATGTTGCCGGTTTTTGTAATTTATGTATTTATCAAACGGGACAGAAAGGATATTAAACGATTTGCGGTAACTTTAATTTTAATTGGATTGGCAAGCACGGTATTTGCTCCATTATTTATTAAGCAATTACTATCGGGATTAAGTGTACGAGAAAACGCGCCAGGTTGGTGGAATATATTGGGTAAAACAAGTTTTCATGAAGTTGCGATATTCCCTGCTAAATTTATTTTTGGAAGAATAAGTTTTGAGAACAAATACTTGTATGCCACGCTTACTGCTTTTTGCGGGATTGTTTATTCATCTCTTGTAATTTATGCATTACCTAAGATACGGAAAATTGATTTAATGAGCAAAACGTTACTGTTCTGGCTACTTATACCTATTTTGACTGCTTCAATTATTGGTCTGGTGATCCCGGTATTTTCGTACTTCAGGCTTCTTTTTGTGCTACCCGCTTTGTATTTACTTATTAGCCTGGGTGTTAGTAAACTAGAAGCCAAGCTCGGATATGCCGCTATTTGTTTAGTATTATTTATTAATATCTCATCAAGTCTTATCTACCTAACCAATACTCGTTTTCAAAGAGAGAACTGGCGAGGTGCGGTTGATTACATATCACTTAACTCTTCGGGGAAAGTAGCTACTGTATTTGTGAAAGACTCGCAGAAAGAAGCTTATAACTTTTATTTAAGTAAAAAAACTGATATCAATAAACAGTGTAACGAGGGATTTTTTAGTCTCTGTAATTACAAAATAGTGCAGACGGTTAATCTCGAAAATCTAGATGCTTCCTATAATACAGTGTGGTTGATGCGTTACGTTCAGGATATATTTGATCCCGGTGATACCGCGAGAATCAAAGTGGAAGAATTGGGTTATGAAAAGAAATCCGAACATGATTTCAACGGTGTTATAATTTGGAAATATGAGAATAGCAATTGA
- a CDS encoding glycosyltransferase family 39 protein, with translation MTTSTNKSIFPYILLSVIVFLALIVRLYKIDTPLADWHSWRQTDTASVSRLFDQQGINLFVPKYQDISNIQTGFDNPNGYRFVEFPLFNVIHALVYRYTDLDFVVAGRLVSIVASLISTIFIYLIGKRCISITGGILSAIFFAFIPFNIFYSRVILPEPLAIMFGLGALYCFYRFTDSNSIMWIIYSGLLLALSILVKPFTSFYTVPMLYLLFKDKNIKKTFTKLLADRRMWMFVLLTFTPFVLWRIWISEYPEGIPHMKWAFNSDGIRFKPSFFRWIFKERIGTLILGVWGVVPFVFGIINYEKDNRVINWFLLGVITFTTIFATASVRHDYYQIILLPAISLSLSVGCISLWNYLAGIRKIVARCVVMFCIIMLFVMGWFEVRGFYQINNFSIVKAGIAVDKLTPPDSLVVAPYNKDSAFLYQTNRSGWPYLTHDIDLLIEKGADYYVSVNFDQTTLDVMEKFDVIEKTNEYVIVKLH, from the coding sequence ATGACCACCTCAACAAATAAAAGTATCTTTCCATACATACTATTGTCGGTAATTGTATTTCTAGCATTAATAGTCCGCTTATATAAAATCGACACTCCTCTTGCGGATTGGCATTCATGGCGCCAAACAGACACGGCTTCAGTGTCACGACTGTTTGATCAACAGGGTATAAATTTATTTGTTCCGAAATATCAGGATATATCCAATATCCAAACGGGTTTTGATAATCCCAATGGTTACCGTTTCGTTGAATTTCCGCTATTCAATGTCATACACGCATTGGTGTATAGATATACCGATTTAGATTTTGTGGTAGCCGGAAGATTGGTATCAATAGTTGCATCATTAATTTCGACAATATTTATTTACTTGATTGGAAAAAGATGTATCTCGATAACCGGTGGAATACTGTCTGCAATATTTTTTGCCTTCATCCCCTTTAATATATTTTATTCACGAGTAATTTTACCTGAACCTTTAGCGATTATGTTTGGTTTAGGTGCACTTTATTGTTTTTATAGATTTACAGACAGTAATTCGATTATGTGGATTATTTATTCTGGTTTATTGTTGGCTTTATCAATTTTAGTAAAACCCTTTACTTCGTTTTATACGGTTCCGATGCTTTATCTACTTTTTAAAGATAAGAATATTAAAAAAACATTCACTAAATTATTAGCTGATAGAAGGATGTGGATGTTTGTATTGCTAACATTCACACCATTTGTTTTGTGGAGAATTTGGATTAGTGAATATCCCGAGGGGATTCCGCATATGAAGTGGGCGTTTAACAGCGACGGTATTCGTTTTAAACCGTCCTTTTTCCGTTGGATTTTCAAAGAAAGAATTGGAACGTTGATTCTCGGTGTTTGGGGTGTTGTGCCTTTTGTTTTTGGAATTATTAACTACGAAAAAGATAACAGAGTTATCAATTGGTTTTTGTTGGGTGTAATCACGTTTACTACAATTTTTGCAACAGCAAGCGTTAGACATGACTACTATCAGATTATTTTGTTACCCGCGATATCGCTTAGTCTTTCCGTGGGTTGTATTAGTCTTTGGAATTACTTGGCGGGTATTAGAAAAATTGTTGCCAGATGTGTAGTTATGTTTTGTATAATAATGCTTTTTGTTATGGGATGGTTTGAGGTAAGAGGTTTTTACCAAATAAATAATTTTAGTATTGTCAAAGCGGGTATTGCAGTTGATAAACTCACACCTCCGGATTCACTTGTGGTTGCACCGTATAATAAAGATAGCGCATTTTTATATCAAACCAATCGTTCAGGGTGGCCGTATCTGACTCACGACATTGATTTACTTATCGAAAAAGGAGCGGATTATTATGTGTCTGTTAACTTTGATCAGACAACGCTTGATGTGATGGAAAAATTTGACGTGATTGAAAAAACAAACGAATATGTGATTGTTAAATTACACTAA
- a CDS encoding acyltransferase, protein MIKDKDGNTLNPNQVYSKVVNRFVNYFLDFTLLVLKIVGIIPSHNIRKYCYRLSGIRMGKGSVIHMGANFFNPSNISIGEDTIIGDHVFLDGRAKLTIGNHVDIASYVMIYNSEHDLESEAFKAREEEVVINDYVFIGPRVIILPGVKIGHGAAVAAGAVVTKDVDDFAIVGGVPAKIIGQRRNRKLSYRLGRARLFQ, encoded by the coding sequence ATGATAAAAGACAAAGACGGTAATACCCTAAATCCAAACCAGGTGTACTCGAAGGTCGTAAACCGTTTTGTGAATTATTTTCTCGATTTTACACTCCTTGTTTTAAAAATAGTTGGAATAATTCCTTCGCATAATATCCGTAAATATTGCTACAGACTTTCTGGTATAAGAATGGGTAAAGGGAGCGTAATCCATATGGGAGCAAACTTTTTTAATCCATCAAATATTTCAATAGGTGAAGATACGATAATTGGAGACCATGTATTTTTAGACGGCCGTGCTAAGTTGACAATAGGCAATCACGTCGATATAGCAAGCTACGTGATGATTTATAATTCTGAACATGATTTAGAGAGTGAGGCTTTTAAAGCCAGGGAAGAAGAGGTGGTAATTAACGATTATGTGTTTATTGGGCCGAGGGTGATTATTTTACCGGGAGTCAAAATTGGCCATGGGGCAGCGGTGGCAGCGGGTGCGGTTGTTACCAAAGATGTAGATGATTTTGCTATCGTTGGAGGAGTGCCTGCCAAGATAATAGGTCAAAGAAGAAACAGGAAGCTCTCGTATCGTTTAGGTAGAGCCAGACTTTTTCAGTAA